In the Lascolabacillus massiliensis genome, one interval contains:
- a CDS encoding ABC-F family ATP-binding cassette domain-containing protein — MPNPLLQIDSLTKSFGDLLLFKDISFGIAEGDKIGLIAANGSGKTTLLNIISGKEPYDSGRVVFRNDIRVDYLEQSPEFNPDLTVLEACFSADNDIVRLIARYEDIIASDNQNELSHILAEMDLHNAWDYEQRIKNILSQLKIYDFHQKIGELSGGQVKRVALANVLISEPELIILDEPTNHLDLDMVEWLEEYLSRNNISLLMVTHDRYFLDRVCSQIIEIDDKQVYSYKGNYSYYLEKRDERILAQNSEVSRAQNLMRKELDWMRRQPQARGTKSKSRIDAFYTLEEKAKKQREEKSIQLNSINSYIGKKIFEAKHVTKSFGDIKITDDFNYNFTRYEKMGIVGNNGTGKSTFIKMLLGVEKPDEGYFEIGETVNFGYYSQDGLQFDDQKKVIDVVTDIAEVIDQGDGKKLTASQFLQHFMFPPEKQHNYVYKLSGGEKRRLYLCTVLITNPNFLVLDEPTNDLDIITLNILEEYFASFKGCLIVISHDRYFMDKVVDHLLVFHGNAKIQNYPGNYTQYREWKAEEDKRQSEVAKIVKTESEPADSRKKEEVKTKLTFKEKREFESLEKEIEELEEEKKLLSEEISSGKLNTDELLSKSNRLTELLNLIDEKTMRWLELSEI; from the coding sequence ATGCCCAATCCATTACTTCAAATTGACTCACTTACAAAAAGCTTTGGAGATCTTTTACTCTTCAAAGATATCTCTTTCGGAATAGCTGAAGGAGATAAGATCGGACTGATTGCAGCTAATGGTTCGGGTAAAACAACCCTGTTGAATATCATATCAGGGAAAGAACCATACGATAGTGGTAGAGTGGTATTCCGGAATGATATCAGGGTAGATTATCTTGAGCAGTCTCCGGAATTCAACCCTGATCTAACAGTACTGGAGGCATGCTTTAGCGCTGACAATGACATAGTAAGACTGATTGCAAGGTATGAAGATATAATCGCCTCGGATAATCAGAATGAACTGTCTCACATACTGGCAGAAATGGATCTGCATAATGCATGGGATTATGAGCAGAGGATTAAAAACATTTTATCTCAGCTAAAGATATACGACTTCCATCAAAAGATAGGTGAGCTGTCCGGTGGGCAGGTCAAGCGTGTTGCGCTGGCAAACGTATTGATCAGTGAGCCGGAACTGATTATACTTGATGAGCCTACCAACCACCTTGATCTGGATATGGTTGAATGGCTGGAAGAGTATCTTTCCAGGAATAACATCAGTTTGCTGATGGTTACACATGATCGCTATTTTCTGGATCGGGTATGTTCGCAGATAATTGAAATTGATGATAAACAGGTATACTCCTACAAAGGCAACTACTCATATTATCTTGAAAAACGGGATGAGCGAATCCTGGCTCAGAACAGTGAGGTGTCGAGGGCTCAGAATCTAATGAGAAAAGAGCTTGACTGGATGAGACGACAGCCCCAGGCCAGAGGTACAAAATCAAAATCAAGAATTGATGCATTCTACACACTTGAGGAGAAAGCCAAAAAGCAGCGTGAGGAAAAAAGTATCCAGCTAAACTCTATAAATTCATATATAGGTAAAAAAATATTTGAGGCTAAGCATGTAACGAAAAGCTTTGGTGATATTAAAATTACGGATGATTTTAATTACAACTTTACCAGGTATGAAAAAATGGGTATTGTCGGCAATAACGGAACAGGCAAATCTACTTTTATAAAAATGCTATTGGGAGTAGAAAAACCTGACGAAGGATACTTCGAAATTGGTGAAACAGTAAATTTTGGATATTATAGTCAGGACGGCCTCCAGTTCGACGATCAGAAAAAAGTAATTGATGTTGTAACAGATATTGCCGAAGTTATTGATCAGGGTGATGGAAAAAAACTTACCGCCTCCCAGTTTCTTCAACACTTCATGTTCCCTCCTGAGAAACAGCACAACTATGTTTATAAGTTGAGCGGAGGAGAAAAAAGGCGACTATATCTGTGCACTGTACTTATAACCAATCCTAACTTCCTTGTACTAGATGAACCTACAAACGATCTGGATATTATAACATTGAATATTCTGGAGGAGTATTTTGCTTCATTCAAAGGGTGTCTGATTGTAATTTCTCACGACAGATATTTTATGGATAAAGTTGTGGATCACCTGCTTGTATTCCATGGAAATGCAAAAATTCAAAACTACCCGGGTAACTATACTCAATACAGAGAGTGGAAAGCTGAGGAAGACAAGAGACAGAGCGAAGTAGCTAAAATTGTTAAAACTGAGTCTGAGCCTGCTGACAGCAGAAAAAAAGAGGAAGTTAAAACTAAACTGACCTTCAAGGAGAAGCGCGAATTTGAATCACTGGAGAAGGAAATTGAAGAATTGGAAGAAGAAAAGAAGCTACTGAGTGAAGAGATTTCATCCGGAAAACTAAATACTGATGAATTACTGAGCAAATCTAACCGACTAACAGAACTACTAAACCTGATAGATGAAAAAACCATGCGATGGCTTGAACTGAGTGAGATTTAG
- a CDS encoding helix-hairpin-helix domain-containing protein: MAGQNENWREYLSQLAEEEIENSVVIENMYEELLNLETNPLNLNTVKKEELESIPLLSSEEVNMIFDFLKHNRPVMTVYELRNVKKLSYRTIQLIIPFFYVGEEDSDSNREYKFSQHDIQIRFDKTLTPRAGYGSFSDSILERYPNRKYRGEDFYNSVRYSLKYREKIQMGITAEKDAGEPLLKQGYKKGYDHYGFHFIINNSGRLKTLAIGDYRISFGQGLILNNDFPGSKSWSIDNVARRTTGPKRHFSTTEYGFFRGGAAMFEFNNVSLTAFYSNRLIDTNISDSGEITSFKTDGLHRTPLEISKKKNTREQVIGTNINYRYNRFQTGISGVYHIYNKMYNPVLRDYNKYYLRDQSNLNASIDYSYQLPGFILAGETAIAKNGAVATINSLQYRPVTDISFTLLYRKYPITYNALHAQAFSEGSRVQNENGIFIATAFKPVKRLTVNSYLDLVRFPWKKYGVNGPSKAMDLYFKSSYTFSEHSYIEARYKFKRKEKNLDNPELEEKSVLPYITNKLRLRYSQENSSGWNFRSTVDFARYYAKYQSHERGVMISQNIGFRGGKGINVDSYLAWFNSDTYNSRLYSYERNILSTFYMPSFYGKGIRLALSAKFEITPQFTLSAKAGYTNYFNRDIIGSGTEQINGNSRTDLYTYLRWRF; this comes from the coding sequence TTTTGATTTCCTTAAGCACAACCGCCCTGTAATGACAGTTTATGAGTTGAGGAATGTAAAAAAATTAAGCTATAGAACGATACAACTAATAATACCATTCTTTTATGTTGGGGAAGAAGATTCAGACAGTAACAGAGAGTATAAATTCAGTCAGCATGATATCCAGATAAGGTTTGACAAAACCCTGACACCAAGGGCAGGATATGGGAGTTTCTCCGACAGCATACTTGAACGATACCCCAATCGTAAGTATAGAGGTGAAGACTTTTACAATTCAGTAAGATATTCTTTGAAATACAGAGAAAAAATTCAAATGGGAATTACTGCTGAAAAAGATGCCGGAGAACCGCTTCTCAAACAGGGCTATAAAAAAGGATATGACCATTATGGATTTCATTTCATAATTAATAATTCAGGTAGACTTAAAACTTTGGCAATAGGAGATTATAGAATCTCTTTTGGACAAGGGCTGATTCTTAATAATGACTTTCCCGGAAGCAAATCATGGAGCATTGACAATGTTGCTAGACGTACAACTGGTCCAAAGAGGCATTTCTCTACTACAGAATATGGCTTCTTCAGAGGTGGTGCAGCTATGTTTGAATTTAACAATGTATCGTTAACAGCATTCTATTCAAACAGACTAATTGATACTAACATATCAGACAGTGGTGAAATTACATCATTTAAAACCGATGGTCTACATCGCACTCCACTGGAGATAAGTAAAAAGAAAAATACACGAGAACAGGTTATAGGAACAAATATAAATTACAGATACAATCGTTTCCAGACAGGTATTAGCGGTGTATATCACATTTATAATAAAATGTATAATCCTGTATTAAGAGACTACAATAAGTATTATTTAAGAGATCAGTCAAACCTTAATGCGAGTATAGATTACTCATATCAGCTTCCAGGTTTTATTCTTGCCGGAGAAACAGCTATTGCAAAGAATGGAGCAGTTGCAACAATAAACTCGTTACAATATCGGCCTGTGACAGATATCTCTTTCACATTACTTTATCGCAAATACCCCATCACATACAATGCATTACATGCTCAGGCATTTTCAGAAGGAAGCAGGGTTCAGAATGAGAATGGCATATTTATAGCTACTGCCTTCAAACCAGTTAAAAGGTTAACTGTAAACTCATACCTGGACCTGGTAAGATTTCCGTGGAAGAAGTATGGTGTTAATGGACCTTCAAAAGCAATGGACCTATATTTTAAAAGCAGCTATACCTTTTCTGAGCATTCTTATATTGAAGCAAGATATAAGTTTAAAAGGAAGGAGAAGAATCTGGACAACCCCGAACTTGAAGAAAAGTCTGTATTGCCATACATTACTAATAAACTTCGTTTAAGGTATTCTCAGGAAAACAGCAGTGGGTGGAATTTTAGATCAACAGTAGATTTTGCCCGATACTATGCCAAATATCAATCTCATGAGAGAGGTGTGATGATCTCTCAAAACATTGGATTCAGAGGTGGAAAAGGCATAAATGTTGACTCATATTTAGCCTGGTTCAACTCTGACACTTATAACTCCAGGCTTTATTCATATGAAAGAAATATTTTAAGCACATTCTATATGCCATCTTTTTATGGAAAAGGGATCAGATTGGCGCTATCGGCCAAATTTGAGATTACTCCTCAGTTTACACTTTCTGCAAAAGCAGGGTATACAAATTACTTCAACCGAGATATAATTGGCTCCGGTACAGAGCAGATTAACGGTAACAGCAGAACTGATCTCTATACATACCTAAGATGGAGATTCTGA